The sequence GGAAATGGGGAACCAGTCGCAAAAGAATGTTATGTATATTACGAACCATTTGGTGAGTATTTGAAAGGTGGAGCCCATTATGCAGTTGATTTATCAGGTGAAAGAGGAACTCCAATTATGGCGGTTCAGGATGGTGTTATTAAAGAAATTGTAAATCAATATGATGATACCCCGGTCGGTTTAAGTTTTAATGAAGCGCAAGGATATTCAGGTAGAGAAAATTATGTTCTCATTGAACATGATGCTGCACTTGCTGGAGCATCTTCATTTAGTACACGATATATGCATATGACTGCGTGGGACGAGATGCCTTATAAGGTAGGGGATGTGGTAAAGATTGGGGAAATTATTGGTTACATGGGAAACAGTGGTTTTTCAACTGGATATCATCTGCATTTTGAGACTTGGGTTGATGGTAAACGCATTGATCCCCTCACGTTTTTTGATTTCGGCCAGTTGCGGGACAGTTCCAATTATAAAGGATGTGGATATTAAAAAAGTGTGGTAGGTTCTACCACGCATGAAAGGAGGAAATATGAGGCGCAGAAGAAAAATAGTGATTTTAATTATAGCAATTATGCTTTTATTTGTACTGTTATCCATGAATTTGAATTTTTATGAATTCATTCCGTTTGTATTACTTCTTTTAGTAATGCTTCTTATTGTACTAGTATTTCTATTATAAAAATATAAAAAATTAAAATTTTAGTGGAGGTGGGAGATTGTATATGTTTTAGGGATTTCCAAACACACTTTCACAGTTCTTAGATTAACTCTGATGTACTTTGTAAAAAATTAGATGAAAGATTAGAAAGGTATATGAAGGAAGGTGAAAAAAGTGCTAAACAGGGTTGGTAAAAAACAAACAATGATTCTCGTTGTTATAATAACGCTTATTTCATTCGTATTTTGTTTTAGTATTTATTCGTGGAGATCATCACTTAAGGTGAATGAGAAAAAAGACGTACCTATGCAGGAATTGAAGTTGAGTGTTACTGAATACGAATTAGAACTTGGAGATGCTCCACCTGATTTTAAAC is a genomic window of Erysipelothrix amsterdamensis containing:
- a CDS encoding M23 family metallopeptidase, with translation MVRIFEYFVVYDTKKELTEVTQEDAKKHLETYYIYQEDKEIKIPKLNDEGEAVIDEETGEALHETKVITIEKAKSLDQIIEDLSVDYPALLNEAYALQIVNIYDFQKNITKRRIHGGGNGEPVAKECYVYYEPFGEYLKGGAHYAVDLSGERGTPIMAVQDGVIKEIVNQYDDTPVGLSFNEAQGYSGRENYVLIEHDAALAGASSFSTRYMHMTAWDEMPYKVGDVVKIGEIIGYMGNSGFSTGYHLHFETWVDGKRIDPLTFFDFGQLRDSSNYKGCGY